From Corynebacterium frankenforstense DSM 45800, the proteins below share one genomic window:
- the folP gene encoding dihydropteroate synthase has translation MGIVNRTPDSFYDKGATFTDTLALARADEVVAQGAAIVDIGGVKAGPGDAVDAAEEIDRVVPVIAAVHERHPEVTVSVDTWRAEVAERAIAAGAGLVNDTWAGVDPELVEVAGHHGVGYVCSHTGGAVPRTRPHRVHYDDVVADVIAETTRLAERAVDCGVPEDRVLLDPTHDFGKNTFHGLELLRRIDEVVATGWPVLMALSNKDFIGETCARPVGGRVAGTLAATAWAAAHGVAAFRVHEVGETVDVIRMTAAIAGTVGPLDTIRGLA, from the coding sequence ATGGGCATCGTCAACCGCACGCCCGACTCCTTCTACGACAAGGGCGCGACCTTCACCGACACGCTCGCGCTCGCACGGGCCGACGAGGTCGTCGCGCAGGGCGCGGCGATCGTGGACATCGGCGGGGTCAAGGCCGGCCCCGGCGACGCGGTCGACGCCGCCGAGGAGATCGACCGCGTGGTGCCCGTCATCGCCGCGGTCCACGAGCGCCACCCCGAGGTGACCGTCTCCGTGGACACGTGGCGCGCCGAGGTCGCCGAGCGGGCCATCGCCGCCGGCGCCGGGCTGGTCAACGACACCTGGGCCGGGGTCGACCCCGAGCTCGTCGAGGTCGCCGGCCACCACGGGGTCGGCTACGTCTGTTCGCACACCGGCGGGGCCGTGCCGCGCACCCGCCCGCACCGCGTGCACTACGACGACGTGGTCGCCGACGTGATCGCCGAGACCACCCGGCTCGCCGAGCGCGCCGTCGACTGCGGCGTGCCCGAGGACAGGGTGCTGCTGGACCCCACGCACGACTTCGGCAAGAACACCTTCCACGGCCTCGAGCTGCTGCGCCGCATCGACGAGGTCGTCGCGACCGGCTGGCCGGTGCTCATGGCGCTGTCCAACAAGGACTTCATCGGCGAGACCTGCGCGCGCCCCGTCGGCGGGCGCGTGGCCGGCACCCTGGCCGCCACCGCCTGGGCCGCCGCGCACGGCGTGGCCGCCTTCCGCGTGCACGAGGTCGGCGAGACCGTCGACGTGATCCGCATGACCGCGGCGATCGCCGGGACCGTCGGCCCCCTGGACACGATCCGGGGCCTGGCGTGA
- a CDS encoding glucosyl-3-phosphoglycerate synthase, translating into MSAVARASVVIPALNEEATVADVVAAVRADTPLETIVVDADSTDRTAERAAAAGARVLNWREVLPGVEPRPGKGESLWRGVAAAEGEFVVFVDADLHTARPGMVAELVAPFADDSVQLVKADYVRDYRGRPGDGGRVTELTARPLLRLLLPELSDVAQPLGGEYALRRAAALELPFVEGYGVESGLLIDVARRWGRGAIAEVDLGRRAHRNRPLAQLGPMAETVAATILARAGVDGVAVPERPALSTIL; encoded by the coding sequence GTGAGCGCCGTCGCGCGCGCGAGTGTGGTCATCCCGGCGCTCAACGAGGAGGCGACCGTCGCCGACGTGGTCGCCGCCGTGCGTGCCGACACCCCGCTGGAGACGATCGTCGTCGACGCCGACTCCACGGACCGCACCGCCGAGCGCGCCGCGGCCGCCGGTGCGCGCGTGCTCAACTGGCGCGAGGTGCTGCCGGGTGTCGAGCCGCGCCCCGGCAAGGGCGAGTCGCTGTGGCGCGGGGTCGCCGCCGCCGAGGGCGAGTTCGTCGTCTTCGTCGACGCCGACCTGCACACCGCGCGCCCCGGCATGGTCGCCGAGCTCGTCGCGCCGTTCGCGGATGACAGTGTGCAGCTGGTCAAGGCCGACTACGTGCGCGACTACCGGGGCCGGCCCGGCGACGGCGGGCGCGTGACCGAGCTGACGGCGCGCCCGTTGCTGCGGCTGCTGCTGCCCGAGCTTTCCGACGTCGCGCAGCCCCTCGGCGGCGAGTACGCCCTGCGCCGCGCGGCGGCGCTGGAGCTGCCCTTCGTCGAGGGCTACGGCGTGGAGTCCGGCCTGCTCATCGACGTGGCGCGTCGCTGGGGCCGCGGCGCGATCGCCGAGGTGGACCTGGGGCGCCGCGCCCACCGCAACCGGCCGCTGGCCCAGCTGGGGCCGATGGCGGAGACCGTCGCCGCCACGATCCTCGCCCGCGCCGGCGTGGACGGAGTCGCGGTGCCCGAGCGCCCGGCGCTGTCCACTATCCTCTGA
- a CDS encoding DivIVA domain-containing protein: MLSWIFLIVVLVLLVIVGTWAAGRLLGRGEPEPAADPQEVAAANARAVAAGDLDAVRFELVPRGYRPEQVEAVLDQLAGGEGRGAGRGAARGAERSGDRAAVRQEDPARGAERARLGDGEVREDDRATLSGDRAAGSRPLGWAQERGGNSGSK; this comes from the coding sequence ATGCTCTCCTGGATCTTCCTCATCGTCGTCCTGGTCCTGCTGGTGATCGTGGGCACCTGGGCCGCCGGCCGGCTGCTCGGCCGCGGCGAGCCCGAGCCCGCCGCCGACCCGCAGGAGGTCGCCGCCGCCAACGCGCGTGCCGTGGCCGCAGGCGACCTGGACGCGGTGCGCTTCGAGCTCGTGCCGCGCGGCTACCGGCCCGAACAGGTCGAGGCCGTGCTCGATCAGCTCGCCGGGGGAGAGGGGCGCGGCGCCGGGCGCGGTGCGGCCCGGGGCGCCGAGCGTTCCGGCGACCGCGCGGCGGTGCGTCAGGAGGATCCGGCGCGCGGGGCGGAACGGGCTCGCCTCGGGGACGGAGAGGTGCGGGAGGACGACCGCGCGACGCTTTCCGGGGACCGGGCGGCCGGGTCTCGACCGCTCGGCTGGGCGCAGGAGCGCGGCGGGAATTCGGGCTCGAAGTAG
- a CDS encoding DUF3117 domain-containing protein, which produces MAAMKPRTGSGPMEAVEENRKIVMRIPSDGGGRLVIELNKEEAAELGGLLTEAAE; this is translated from the coding sequence ATGGCAGCGATGAAGCCCCGTACCGGAAGCGGACCCATGGAGGCCGTGGAGGAGAATCGCAAGATCGTCATGCGCATCCCCTCGGACGGCGGTGGGCGCCTCGTCATCGAGCTGAACAAGGAGGAGGCCGCCGAGCTGGGTGGCCTGCTGACCGAGGCCGCCGAGTAG
- a CDS encoding methyltransferase domain-containing protein translates to MLADVIDVLADPVDGSALEGADDFRRLVSETGHSYDVARQGYVTLAGGAGLKHKGDGPEMVAARETFLGRGHFAPFVESVTDTVEDALEAAGVPEDAHPVICEVGAGTGYYLAHTLDTVAGARGVGIDVSAAAAKHLAKAHPRLGAVVADVWAGMPVRDHSVDVITVLFAPRNPGEFARVLTPGGQAVVLTADPGHLDELREPLGIIGVEEGKVDRLLEQSKGHLEQVGELEHIEFKMDLDQESIASQIGMSPSARHIAPDVLAERISRLPATMTVTAKATVTRLTPVA, encoded by the coding sequence ATGCTGGCTGATGTGATCGATGTTCTCGCCGACCCGGTGGACGGCTCCGCGCTCGAGGGGGCCGACGACTTCCGTCGGCTCGTCTCGGAGACCGGACACTCCTACGACGTCGCCCGTCAGGGCTACGTGACCCTGGCCGGGGGAGCGGGCCTGAAGCACAAGGGCGACGGCCCGGAGATGGTCGCCGCCCGGGAGACCTTCCTGGGCCGCGGCCACTTCGCGCCCTTCGTCGAGTCCGTCACCGACACCGTCGAGGACGCTCTCGAAGCCGCCGGCGTGCCCGAGGACGCCCACCCCGTCATCTGCGAGGTCGGTGCCGGCACCGGCTACTACCTGGCGCACACCCTCGACACCGTCGCCGGTGCGCGCGGCGTGGGCATCGACGTCTCGGCGGCCGCCGCCAAGCACCTCGCCAAGGCGCACCCGCGCCTCGGTGCCGTCGTCGCCGACGTCTGGGCCGGCATGCCGGTCCGCGACCACTCCGTCGACGTGATCACCGTGCTCTTCGCCCCGCGCAACCCCGGGGAGTTCGCCCGCGTGCTCACCCCGGGCGGCCAGGCCGTCGTGCTCACCGCCGACCCGGGCCACCTCGACGAGCTGCGCGAGCCGCTCGGCATCATCGGCGTCGAGGAGGGCAAGGTCGACCGCCTGCTCGAGCAGTCGAAGGGCCACCTCGAGCAGGTCGGCGAGCTCGAGCACATCGAGTTCAAGATGGACCTCGACCAGGAGTCGATCGCCTCGCAGATCGGCATGAGCCCCTCGGCGCGCCACATCGCCCCCGACGTGCTCGCCGAGCGCATCTCGCGGCTGCCCGCGACCATGACCGTCACCGCCAAGGCGACGGTCACCCGGCTGACCCCGGTCGCGTAG
- a CDS encoding GH32 C-terminal domain-containing protein, whose protein sequence is MAEPTGAETTGGSDIHRPELHVTADAGVLMAPAAVMLDGQTWHLFHQYRPSLDAPARWGHQFSEDNPYEWETCDDVLAAEGDETLVRAGSVVAADGGFNVYFTSVTESGTAVHLARIDDPAATTADISDDPLSLDSQVVRRGEVVGDAQGEAAGLFDFRSPCVVPDWASDEDRDEGLAGWLMLSVTGAQDSPQLAVLRSADGVDWHLDGPLVLDGDSGLEAETQVVSPRIIRLRDEVDGEIYDIILVTIEHDGIDISGYLVGRLTGATFTVTRPFHRIDFGHDFTRPRNTNLSEPADPRWRRGAIVGVLNGVGRFDDPAKHLSWTESGWANVVSVPRVVSLQGGMLFQTPAAGLVDAVTRTDHARMWTALCEIPVGSELSVDILDAAGETAARVTHQGDVLELDRSMNPHHAGDGVAQAPLAEGDSDSLTILVDGSTVEVFADGGAVAMASRVYIDGGVQDFRVNLEGEATVEKHFTRGPETISPVIPEWAAPRLDTEFR, encoded by the coding sequence ATGGCCGAGCCCACCGGAGCCGAGACGACCGGGGGCAGCGACATCCACCGCCCCGAGCTGCACGTGACCGCCGACGCCGGCGTGCTCATGGCGCCGGCCGCCGTGATGCTCGACGGCCAGACCTGGCACCTCTTCCACCAGTACCGCCCGTCGCTGGACGCGCCGGCGCGCTGGGGCCACCAGTTCTCCGAGGACAACCCCTACGAGTGGGAGACCTGCGACGACGTGCTGGCCGCCGAGGGCGACGAGACGCTCGTGCGCGCCGGCTCCGTGGTCGCCGCCGACGGCGGCTTCAACGTGTACTTCACCTCCGTGACCGAGTCCGGCACCGCCGTGCACCTGGCGCGCATCGACGACCCGGCCGCGACCACCGCGGACATCTCCGACGACCCGCTCTCCCTCGATTCGCAGGTGGTCCGCCGCGGCGAGGTCGTCGGTGACGCGCAGGGCGAGGCCGCCGGGCTCTTCGACTTCCGCTCGCCGTGCGTGGTCCCGGACTGGGCCAGCGACGAGGACCGCGACGAGGGCCTGGCCGGCTGGCTGATGCTCTCGGTGACCGGCGCGCAGGACTCGCCGCAGCTGGCGGTGCTGCGCTCGGCCGACGGCGTGGACTGGCACCTCGACGGCCCGCTGGTTCTCGACGGCGACTCGGGCCTGGAGGCCGAGACCCAGGTGGTCTCCCCCAGGATCATCCGCCTGCGCGACGAGGTCGACGGCGAGATCTACGACATCATCCTGGTCACCATCGAGCACGACGGCATCGACATCTCCGGCTACCTGGTCGGCCGGCTGACCGGCGCGACCTTCACGGTCACCCGCCCGTTCCACCGCATCGACTTCGGCCACGACTTCACCCGGCCGCGCAACACGAACCTCTCCGAGCCGGCGGACCCGCGCTGGCGCCGCGGCGCGATCGTCGGCGTGCTCAACGGGGTGGGCCGCTTCGACGACCCGGCCAAGCACCTGTCCTGGACCGAGTCCGGTTGGGCGAACGTGGTCTCCGTGCCGCGCGTGGTCAGCCTGCAGGGCGGCATGCTCTTCCAGACCCCGGCGGCCGGCCTCGTCGACGCGGTCACCCGCACCGACCACGCCCGCATGTGGACCGCGCTGTGCGAGATCCCGGTCGGCTCCGAGCTCTCCGTCGACATCCTCGACGCCGCCGGCGAGACCGCCGCGCGGGTGACCCACCAGGGCGACGTGCTCGAGCTGGATCGCTCGATGAACCCCCACCACGCCGGCGACGGGGTGGCCCAGGCCCCGCTGGCCGAGGGCGACTCGGACTCGCTGACCATCCTGGTCGACGGCTCCACCGTCGAGGTCTTCGCCGACGGCGGCGCGGTGGCCATGGCCAGCCGCGTCTACATCGACGGCGGTGTGCAGGACTTCCGGGTGAACCTCGAGGGCGAGGCCACGGTGGAGAAGCACTTCACCCGCGGCCCGGAGACGATCTCCCCGGTCATCCCCGAGTGGGCGGCCCCGCGCCTGGACACCGAGTTCCGGTAG
- the budA gene encoding acetolactate decarboxylase: protein MEPDKRLPTQRHTIFQNSLMSALLDGIYDGEMTVGELLGHGNFGIGTFDALDGEMIVLDGVCYQVRGDGTAERADLMQRSPFTVMTNFVPLISATPPEGLRRSELAEFIDSVQPSENYMYAVRISGRFSDVTVRTVTRQDKPYRPMTEATGDDAELHFTDVDGVLGGFRTPVYEKGIGVPGCHVHFVDDARTSGGHVLDFTLARGTVELCPGTDLNLRLPLTTQFSDAELSPEDLDRQIHQTEVKD from the coding sequence ATGGAACCAGACAAGCGGCTGCCGACCCAGCGGCACACCATCTTCCAGAATTCCCTGATGTCCGCGCTGCTCGACGGCATCTACGACGGCGAGATGACCGTCGGTGAGCTGCTCGGCCACGGCAACTTCGGCATCGGCACCTTCGACGCCCTCGACGGCGAGATGATCGTCCTCGACGGGGTCTGCTACCAGGTGCGCGGCGACGGCACCGCCGAGCGCGCCGACCTGATGCAGCGCTCCCCCTTCACGGTGATGACCAACTTCGTGCCCCTGATCAGCGCCACCCCGCCGGAGGGGCTGCGCCGCAGCGAGCTGGCCGAGTTCATCGACTCGGTGCAGCCGAGCGAGAACTACATGTACGCCGTGCGCATCTCCGGCCGGTTCAGCGACGTCACGGTGCGCACGGTGACCAGGCAGGACAAGCCCTACCGGCCGATGACGGAGGCCACCGGCGACGACGCCGAGCTGCACTTCACCGACGTCGACGGCGTCCTCGGCGGCTTCCGCACGCCCGTCTACGAGAAGGGCATCGGCGTGCCCGGCTGCCACGTGCACTTCGTCGACGACGCGCGCACCTCCGGCGGCCACGTCCTGGACTTCACGCTCGCCCGCGGCACCGTCGAGCTGTGCCCGGGCACCGACCTCAACCTGCGGCTGCCGCTGACCACGCAGTTCTCCGACGCGGAACTCAGCCCCGAGGACCTCGACCGCCAGATCCACCAGACCGAGGTCAAGGACTGA
- the glgA gene encoding glycogen synthase — MTKLNRVGMMTREYPPEVYGGAGVHVTELTRFMREIVPVDVHCMGAERDMPDTYVHGVDPELAEANPAIKTLSTGLRMANAAGGVDVVHSHTWYAGLGGHLAARLYDIPHVATAHSLEPDRPWKREQLGGGYDVSSWSEKNAMENADALIAVSNKMKGSILEAYPAIDPDKIHVVLNGIDTELWQPRPTFDEAEAENGSSVLKELGVDPTRPIVSFVGRITRQKGVEHLVKAAREFDPAIQLVLCAGAPDTPEIAERTQKLVDELRAGRDGVHWVSEMLSKDKIQEIESASDIFVCPSIYEPLGIVNLEAMACGTAVVASNVGGIPEVVVDGETGTLVPYDENDAAAFEHGIAEAVNALAADEQKVKAYGEAGRKRAIEEFSWATIARQTVDVYESLL; from the coding sequence ATGACGAAACTGAACCGAGTCGGGATGATGACCCGCGAGTACCCGCCGGAGGTCTACGGCGGCGCCGGCGTGCACGTGACCGAGCTGACCCGCTTCATGCGCGAGATCGTTCCGGTCGACGTCCACTGCATGGGCGCCGAGCGTGACATGCCGGACACCTACGTCCACGGCGTGGACCCGGAGCTGGCCGAGGCCAACCCCGCCATCAAGACCCTGTCGACCGGCCTGCGCATGGCCAACGCGGCCGGCGGCGTCGACGTGGTGCACTCGCACACCTGGTACGCGGGCCTCGGCGGCCACCTGGCCGCCCGCCTCTACGACATCCCCCACGTGGCCACGGCACACTCCCTGGAGCCGGACCGCCCGTGGAAGCGCGAGCAGCTCGGCGGCGGCTACGACGTCTCCTCCTGGTCGGAGAAGAACGCCATGGAGAACGCCGACGCGCTCATCGCCGTCTCGAATAAGATGAAGGGCTCGATCCTCGAGGCCTACCCGGCCATCGACCCGGACAAGATCCACGTGGTGCTCAACGGCATCGACACCGAGCTGTGGCAGCCGCGGCCCACCTTCGACGAGGCCGAGGCCGAGAACGGCTCCTCGGTGCTCAAGGAGCTCGGCGTGGACCCGACCCGCCCGATCGTCTCCTTCGTCGGCCGCATCACCCGTCAGAAGGGCGTCGAGCACCTGGTCAAGGCCGCCCGCGAGTTCGACCCGGCCATCCAGCTGGTGCTCTGCGCCGGCGCCCCGGACACCCCGGAGATCGCCGAGCGCACCCAGAAGCTCGTCGACGAGCTGCGCGCCGGCCGCGACGGCGTGCACTGGGTCTCCGAGATGCTGTCCAAGGACAAGATCCAGGAGATCGAGTCGGCCTCGGACATCTTCGTCTGCCCGTCGATCTACGAGCCGCTGGGCATCGTCAACCTCGAGGCCATGGCCTGCGGCACCGCCGTGGTCGCCTCCAACGTCGGCGGCATCCCGGAGGTCGTCGTCGACGGCGAGACCGGCACCCTGGTGCCCTACGACGAGAACGACGCCGCCGCCTTCGAGCACGGCATCGCCGAGGCCGTCAACGCCCTGGCCGCCGACGAGCAGAAGGTGAAGGCCTACGGCGAGGCCGGCCGCAAGCGCGCCATCGAGGAGTTCTCCTGGGCCACCATCGCCCGCCAGACCGTCGACGTCTACGAGTCGCTGCTCTAG
- the glgC gene encoding glucose-1-phosphate adenylyltransferase — MVLVRSQPNVLSIVLAGGEGKRLYPLTEDRAKPAVPFGGTYRLIDFVLSNLVNAGFMKIAVLTQYKSHSLDRHISQAWQLSGPIDQYIASVPAQQRLGKRWYMGSADAILQSLNLIFDENPEYVIVLGADHVYRMDVGQMLDDHIASGKACTVAGIRVPRREATAFGCIEADDDGTITEFLEKPADPPGTPDDPEVTYASMGNYIFTADALVEALRADEDNEGSDHDMGGDIIPAFVSRNEAHVYDFSGNEVPGATDRDRGYWRDVGTIDAFYEAHMDLISIHPVFNLYNHAWPIHSTERSNLPPAKFVQGGIAQSSMVASGSIISGGTVRNSVLSSDVHVSEGATVEGSVLMPGVRVGKGAVVRHAILDKNVQVREGEIIGVDRKRDEERFTISAGGVVVVGKNTVV; from the coding sequence TTGGTTCTTGTGAGGAGCCAACCAAATGTCCTGAGCATTGTCCTCGCCGGAGGCGAGGGCAAGCGCCTTTATCCCCTGACCGAAGACCGAGCGAAGCCCGCGGTTCCGTTCGGCGGCACCTACCGTCTCATCGACTTCGTGCTGTCGAACCTCGTCAACGCCGGCTTCATGAAGATCGCGGTGCTGACCCAGTACAAGTCGCACTCGCTGGACCGCCACATCTCGCAGGCGTGGCAGCTGTCCGGTCCCATCGACCAGTACATCGCTTCCGTGCCCGCCCAGCAGCGCCTGGGCAAGCGGTGGTACATGGGTTCCGCGGACGCCATCCTGCAGTCGCTGAACCTGATCTTCGACGAGAACCCCGAGTACGTCATCGTCCTCGGCGCCGACCACGTCTACCGCATGGACGTCGGGCAGATGCTCGATGACCACATCGCCTCGGGCAAGGCCTGCACCGTCGCCGGCATCCGCGTGCCGCGCCGCGAGGCCACCGCCTTCGGCTGCATCGAGGCCGACGACGACGGCACGATCACCGAGTTCCTGGAGAAGCCGGCCGACCCGCCCGGCACCCCGGACGACCCGGAGGTCACCTACGCCTCGATGGGCAACTACATCTTCACCGCCGACGCGCTGGTGGAGGCCCTGCGTGCCGACGAGGACAACGAGGGCTCGGACCACGACATGGGCGGCGACATCATCCCCGCCTTCGTCTCGCGCAACGAGGCCCACGTCTACGACTTCTCGGGCAACGAGGTCCCCGGCGCCACCGACCGCGACCGCGGCTACTGGCGTGACGTCGGCACCATCGACGCCTTCTACGAGGCGCACATGGACCTCATCTCCATCCACCCGGTGTTCAACCTGTACAACCACGCCTGGCCGATCCACTCGACCGAGCGCTCGAACCTGCCCCCGGCGAAGTTCGTGCAGGGCGGCATCGCGCAGTCGTCGATGGTCGCCTCCGGGTCGATCATCTCCGGCGGCACGGTGCGCAACTCCGTGCTCTCGAGCGACGTGCACGTCTCCGAGGGCGCGACGGTGGAGGGCTCCGTGCTCATGCCCGGCGTGCGCGTGGGCAAGGGCGCCGTGGTCCGCCACGCGATCCTGGACAAGAACGTCCAGGTCCGCGAGGGCGAGATCATCGGCGTCGACCGCAAGCGCGACGAGGAGCGCTTCACGATCTCGGCCGGCGGCGTCGTGGTCGTCGGCAAGAACACGGTCGTCTAG
- a CDS encoding O-methyltransferase: MSETTNTSRDPLVEFIESASAPLSPAPEAVTHARRDAAEYELPAPDEATGRLVAALAASGAGEEPAGAIVASPAAAVVGLYVLEGLTEQAAVTCIDPEAEHTRRARESFREAGYPAARGRFLTARPLEVLGRMAPGAYQLVFAQVSPMDLKAFIDAAWPLLAPGGSLVLADALLDATIADDSRTDRSTAAAREAHARVAELAADPEAGALVTHLPLGAGLTVLTRRR, encoded by the coding sequence GTGAGTGAGACTACGAACACCTCCCGCGACCCGTTGGTCGAGTTCATCGAGTCCGCCTCGGCGCCGCTGAGCCCCGCCCCCGAGGCGGTTACGCACGCCCGCCGTGACGCCGCCGAGTACGAGCTGCCCGCCCCCGACGAGGCGACCGGCCGGCTCGTCGCGGCGCTCGCGGCCTCGGGTGCCGGGGAGGAGCCCGCCGGGGCGATCGTCGCCAGCCCGGCGGCCGCCGTCGTGGGCCTCTACGTGCTCGAGGGCCTGACCGAGCAGGCCGCGGTGACCTGCATCGACCCCGAGGCCGAGCACACCCGGCGCGCCCGGGAGTCCTTCCGCGAGGCCGGCTACCCCGCCGCCCGCGGCCGCTTCCTCACCGCGCGCCCGCTCGAGGTGCTCGGCCGCATGGCGCCGGGCGCCTACCAGCTCGTCTTCGCCCAGGTCTCCCCCATGGACCTCAAGGCCTTCATCGACGCGGCCTGGCCGCTGCTCGCCCCGGGCGGCTCCCTGGTGCTCGCCGACGCGCTGCTCGACGCCACCATCGCCGACGACTCGCGCACCGACCGCTCCACCGCCGCCGCCCGCGAGGCGCACGCCCGCGTCGCCGAGCTCGCCGCCGACCCCGAGGCCGGCGCCCTGGTCACCCACCTGCCGCTCGGTGCGGGCCTGACGGTGCTCACCCGCCGGCGCTGA